In Streptomyces sp. NBC_00091, the following proteins share a genomic window:
- a CDS encoding FAD-dependent monooxygenase: protein MKAKAVDVLVAGAGPVGLTAAVELRRRGVSCRIVDRLPARLPYAKAVGIQPRTLEVWDRMGLVREVLEVAVPLRGQLTYLDGVEQARMDLVLPPEVPYGFAALPQYETERILEEFLARFGTRIERATELVSFAQDADGVTCRLAGADGEEELRTRFLVGCDGAHSMVRKGLGLGFEGGAFPEEFMLADVRVDWDLPHEYGVRSTHRDAGGKTDDLLMCVPLPGPGRYRMSMLVPPELSSPSVGADGEAHGLESGRAPALHDIQAVLDRLSPQPVTASDMRWSSIFRISHRIVDRYSDGRVFVAGDAAHIHPPTGAQGMNTGIQDAWNLAWKLSLAVGGAAHPGLLASYDAERRPVGEEVVGRTVRHATTGFKADPADPTGFVLREAQLLVGYPDSPVVRSPDGPADGADGAAGPQPGERAPDCAGLTGEVPSYPLRLYDLLRDREHVLLLHTDGAPDSHVPALAALADGLPAGRLAAYAVLTEGGTAPAGAAWPVYRDGRGEFARLYGVREPTAFVVRPDGYLGARLCPPTAEGLAGYLAAVFRD from the coding sequence GTGAAGGCCAAGGCGGTGGACGTACTGGTCGCGGGGGCCGGACCGGTCGGTCTGACGGCGGCGGTGGAACTGCGCAGGCGCGGGGTCTCCTGCCGCATCGTGGACCGGCTGCCGGCCCGGCTGCCGTACGCGAAGGCCGTGGGCATCCAGCCGCGCACGCTCGAGGTCTGGGACCGGATGGGGCTGGTGCGGGAGGTGCTCGAGGTCGCGGTCCCGCTGCGCGGGCAGCTGACGTACCTCGACGGCGTGGAGCAGGCCCGGATGGACCTGGTGCTGCCGCCGGAGGTGCCGTACGGGTTCGCCGCGCTGCCGCAGTACGAGACGGAACGGATCCTGGAGGAGTTCCTGGCCCGGTTCGGGACCCGGATCGAGCGGGCCACCGAGCTGGTGTCCTTCGCCCAGGACGCGGACGGGGTGACCTGCCGGCTGGCCGGCGCGGACGGCGAGGAGGAGCTGCGGACCCGGTTCCTGGTGGGCTGCGACGGGGCGCACAGCATGGTCCGCAAGGGGCTCGGGCTCGGCTTCGAGGGCGGGGCCTTCCCCGAGGAGTTCATGCTGGCGGACGTACGGGTGGACTGGGACCTCCCGCACGAGTACGGCGTACGGTCCACGCACCGCGACGCCGGGGGCAAGACCGACGACCTGCTGATGTGCGTCCCGCTGCCCGGCCCGGGCAGGTACCGCATGTCGATGCTGGTGCCGCCGGAGCTGTCCTCGCCGTCGGTCGGCGCGGACGGGGAGGCGCACGGGCTGGAGAGCGGCCGGGCCCCCGCGCTCCACGACATCCAGGCGGTCCTGGACCGGCTGTCGCCGCAGCCGGTGACCGCGTCGGACATGCGCTGGTCCTCCATCTTCCGGATCAGCCACCGGATCGTGGACCGGTACTCCGACGGGCGGGTCTTCGTCGCCGGGGACGCGGCGCACATCCATCCGCCGACCGGTGCGCAGGGCATGAACACCGGGATCCAGGACGCCTGGAACCTGGCCTGGAAGCTCTCCCTCGCCGTGGGCGGCGCCGCGCACCCCGGGCTGCTGGCGAGCTACGACGCCGAGCGGCGGCCCGTCGGCGAGGAGGTCGTCGGGCGTACGGTCCGGCACGCCACGACGGGGTTCAAGGCCGATCCGGCGGATCCCACGGGCTTCGTCCTGCGCGAGGCCCAGCTGCTCGTCGGCTACCCCGACAGCCCGGTCGTCCGTTCGCCCGACGGCCCGGCGGACGGCGCGGACGGCGCTGCCGGGCCGCAGCCCGGCGAGCGGGCCCCGGACTGCGCGGGGCTGACCGGGGAGGTCCCCTCCTACCCCCTGCGGTTGTACGACCTGCTGCGGGACCGCGAGCACGTGCTGCTGCTCCACACGGACGGCGCACCGGACTCGCACGTCCCCGCACTCGCCGCGCTGGCGGACGGGTTGCCCGCGGGGCGGCTCGCGGCGTACGCGGTCCTCACCGAGGGCGGGACCGCGCCCGCCGGGGCTGCGTGGCCCGTGTACCGCGACGGGCGGGGCGAGTTCGCCCGGCTGTACGGGGTGCGGGAGCCGACGGCCTTCGTGGTGCGCCCCGACGGCTACCTCGGGGCCCGGCTCTGCCCGCCGACGGCCGAGGGGCTGGCCGGGTACCTCGCGGCCGTCTTCAGGGACTGA
- a CDS encoding carboxymuconolactone decarboxylase family protein — MTTFQVPERMNFSAVAPKVFKAVLALDAAARRGLDPVLLELVQIRASQINRCAYCIDYHTGDARKGGESEERIYQLSAWHDSSLFTEKERAALALTEEITLLPGGVSDAVYDEAARHFGEEELAHLIALVFTVNTWNRMNVTTRKTPGTE; from the coding sequence ATGACAACTTTTCAGGTTCCCGAACGCATGAACTTCTCCGCCGTCGCCCCCAAGGTCTTCAAGGCCGTCCTCGCCCTCGACGCGGCCGCCCGCCGGGGCCTGGACCCGGTCCTCCTGGAACTGGTCCAGATCCGCGCCTCGCAGATCAACCGCTGCGCCTACTGCATCGACTACCACACGGGCGACGCCCGCAAGGGCGGCGAGTCGGAGGAGCGGATCTACCAGCTCTCCGCCTGGCACGACTCGAGCCTCTTCACCGAGAAGGAACGCGCGGCCCTCGCCCTGACCGAGGAGATCACCCTGCTGCCCGGCGGAGTCTCGGACGCCGTCTACGACGAGGCCGCCCGGCACTTCGGCGAGGAGGAGCTGGCCCACCTGATCGCCCTGGTCTTCACCGTGAACACCTGGAACCGGATGAACGTCACCACCCGCAAGACCCCCGGCACCGAGTAA
- a CDS encoding APC family permease, giving the protein MDDGDRGEAGSATSDAASGEGLKANAIGFLDALVIGLNSTSPAYSLAAVIGPIVALAGIYAPGVMLASFVPMLLIAAAFYYLNKVDQDCGTTFSWVTRAMGPWAGWLGGWAITMTGVLVIGSLADVAVHFGLLAAGLDDWAANQVVRQTLTVVVILAMTAICVIGTELSAHLQDVLILAQVFFLLVFAVVAIYRVYAGTSTLDGTEPALAWLNPFGAGGSALTGGLLLGVFIYWGWESAVNLTEEVEDSATAPGKAGIWSTVVLLVTYLSVGFAVVGYAGTKFLAENAGEEEAVFAVLAHEVMGGWDWMVLLAVCTSALASTQTTIIPASRTALSMARRHALPPRLAHIHPRFRTPEVSTWWVAAIAIAWYLVVNQISENALLDSLTALSLLIAFYYALTGVACAVYYRRHLLENPHNLFLIGVGPLVGAGLLTWLLVESVHDMSDPRNSAGGVSWFGLGPPLVIGIGIAALGLLLMCFWRVHDGRFWQERRGVVDPALVRGSKT; this is encoded by the coding sequence ATGGACGACGGCGACCGCGGCGAGGCGGGCAGCGCGACCTCGGACGCCGCTTCCGGGGAGGGCCTCAAAGCCAACGCGATCGGCTTCCTCGACGCGCTCGTCATCGGCCTGAACTCCACCTCGCCCGCCTACTCCCTGGCCGCCGTCATCGGCCCGATCGTCGCCCTGGCCGGGATCTACGCGCCGGGCGTGATGCTGGCGTCCTTCGTGCCGATGCTGCTCATCGCCGCGGCCTTCTACTACCTCAACAAGGTCGACCAGGACTGCGGCACCACCTTCTCCTGGGTGACCCGCGCCATGGGCCCCTGGGCGGGCTGGCTCGGCGGCTGGGCCATCACCATGACCGGCGTGCTCGTCATCGGCTCCCTCGCCGACGTGGCCGTCCACTTCGGCCTGCTCGCCGCGGGCCTCGACGACTGGGCCGCGAACCAGGTCGTCCGCCAGACCCTCACCGTCGTGGTCATCCTCGCGATGACCGCCATCTGCGTCATCGGCACCGAACTGTCGGCCCACCTCCAGGACGTCCTGATCCTCGCCCAGGTCTTCTTCCTCCTGGTCTTCGCCGTCGTGGCCATCTACCGCGTGTACGCCGGCACCAGCACCCTCGACGGGACGGAACCCGCCCTCGCCTGGCTCAACCCCTTCGGCGCGGGCGGCTCCGCGCTCACCGGCGGACTGCTGCTCGGCGTGTTCATCTACTGGGGCTGGGAGTCAGCCGTGAACCTCACGGAGGAGGTCGAGGACTCCGCCACCGCGCCCGGCAAGGCGGGCATCTGGTCCACCGTGGTGCTGCTGGTGACCTACCTGTCCGTCGGCTTCGCCGTCGTCGGCTACGCGGGCACGAAGTTCCTCGCCGAGAACGCCGGCGAGGAGGAGGCCGTCTTCGCCGTCCTCGCCCACGAGGTGATGGGCGGCTGGGACTGGATGGTGCTCCTCGCCGTCTGCACCTCCGCCCTCGCCTCCACCCAGACGACGATCATCCCGGCCTCCCGCACCGCCCTGTCCATGGCCCGCCGGCACGCGCTGCCGCCGCGCCTCGCGCACATCCACCCCCGCTTCCGCACGCCGGAGGTGAGCACCTGGTGGGTGGCCGCCATCGCCATCGCCTGGTACCTCGTCGTCAACCAGATCAGCGAGAACGCCCTCCTCGACTCCCTGACCGCGCTCTCCCTGCTCATCGCGTTCTACTACGCGCTCACCGGCGTGGCCTGCGCCGTCTACTACCGCCGCCACCTGCTGGAGAACCCGCACAACCTGTTCCTCATCGGGGTGGGCCCGCTGGTCGGCGCGGGGCTGCTGACCTGGCTGCTGGTGGAGTCCGTCCACGACATGTCCGACCCGCGGAACTCGGCCGGCGGCGTCTCCTGGTTCGGCCTCGGCCCGCCGCTGGTCATCGGGATCGGGATCGCGGCCCTCGGCCTGCTCCTCATGTGCTTCTGGCGTGTCCACGACGGCAGGTTCTGGCAGGAGCGCCGGGGCGTGGTCGACCCGGCCCTCGTCCGCGGCAGCAAGACCTGA
- a CDS encoding ABC transporter permease has product MASTETKPKSDDLAGLEAGLDALDAVEIRRAPVREVLVKKVLPPVLAIALVLAVWQVLVAAEVTEETKLPALSAVWDSLSEMWLKGTLLEVIWTSVSRGLLGFLLALAIGTPLGLLVARVKFVRAAIGPILQGLQSLPSVAWVPPAVLWFGLNDAMMYTVILLGAVPSIANGLVSGIDQVPPLFLRAGRTLGATGLRGAWHIVMPAALPGYLAGLKQGWAFSWRSLMAAEIIASSPDLGLGLGQLLENGRNNIDLPGVFLAIILILVVGIAIDLLIFSPLERRVLRTRGLLVKS; this is encoded by the coding sequence ATGGCCAGCACTGAAACGAAGCCGAAGAGCGACGACCTGGCCGGCCTCGAAGCCGGGCTCGACGCCCTCGACGCCGTCGAGATCCGCCGTGCGCCGGTCAGGGAAGTCCTCGTCAAGAAGGTCCTCCCGCCGGTCCTGGCCATCGCCCTGGTACTCGCCGTCTGGCAGGTCCTGGTCGCGGCGGAGGTCACCGAGGAGACCAAGCTGCCCGCACTGTCCGCGGTATGGGACAGCCTGTCCGAGATGTGGCTCAAGGGCACCCTGCTCGAAGTCATCTGGACCAGCGTCTCCCGCGGCCTGCTCGGCTTCCTCCTCGCCCTCGCCATCGGCACCCCCCTCGGCCTGCTCGTCGCCCGGGTCAAGTTCGTCCGCGCCGCGATCGGCCCCATCCTCCAGGGCCTGCAATCCCTGCCCTCGGTCGCCTGGGTCCCCCCGGCCGTCCTCTGGTTCGGCCTCAACGACGCCATGATGTACACCGTCATCCTCCTCGGCGCCGTCCCCTCCATCGCCAACGGCCTCGTCTCCGGCATCGACCAGGTCCCGCCCCTGTTCCTGCGCGCCGGCCGCACCCTGGGCGCCACCGGCCTGCGCGGAGCCTGGCACATCGTCATGCCCGCCGCCCTGCCCGGCTACCTCGCCGGCCTCAAGCAGGGCTGGGCCTTCTCCTGGCGCTCCCTCATGGCCGCCGAGATCATCGCCAGCTCCCCCGACCTCGGCCTGGGCCTGGGCCAACTCCTCGAAAACGGCCGCAACAACATCGACCTGCCCGGCGTCTTCCTCGCCATCATCCTCATCCTCGTCGTCGGCATCGCCATCGACCTCCTCATCTTCAGCCCCCTCGAGCGCCGGGTCCTCCGCACCCGCGGCCTCCTCGTCAAGAGCTGA
- a CDS encoding ABC transporter ATP-binding protein, giving the protein MATTLAKAAEDTTAVSHAARIEHVSKSFSGPAGSQLVLDDISLDVAPGEFVTILGASGCGKSTLLNLVAGLDKPSTGAITTEGRPALMFQEHALFPWLTAGKNIELALRLRGVAKADRRTEAERLLELVRLGGAYGKRVHELSGGMRQRVALARALAQDSRLLLMDEPFAALDAITRDVLHGELTRIWTETGLSVLFVTHNVREAVRLAQRVVLLSSRPGRVAKEWTVDIPQPRRIEDADVAELSLEITEHLRGEIRRHGQH; this is encoded by the coding sequence ATGGCCACCACGCTCGCCAAGGCTGCCGAGGACACCACCGCGGTGTCCCACGCCGCGCGTATCGAGCACGTCTCGAAGTCCTTCTCCGGCCCGGCCGGATCGCAGCTCGTCCTGGACGACATCAGCCTCGATGTCGCCCCCGGCGAGTTCGTCACCATCCTGGGCGCCTCCGGCTGCGGCAAATCCACGCTGCTGAACCTGGTCGCCGGCCTGGACAAGCCGTCCACCGGAGCCATCACCACCGAGGGCCGCCCCGCCCTGATGTTCCAGGAACACGCCCTGTTCCCCTGGCTCACCGCCGGCAAGAACATCGAACTCGCCCTGCGCCTGCGCGGCGTCGCCAAAGCCGACCGCAGGACCGAGGCCGAACGCCTCCTGGAACTGGTCCGCCTCGGCGGCGCGTACGGCAAGCGCGTCCACGAACTCTCCGGCGGCATGCGCCAGCGCGTCGCCCTGGCCCGCGCCCTCGCCCAGGACAGCCGCCTCCTCCTCATGGACGAACCCTTCGCCGCCCTGGACGCCATCACCCGCGACGTCCTGCACGGCGAACTCACCCGCATCTGGACCGAGACCGGCCTGTCCGTACTCTTCGTCACCCACAACGTGCGCGAGGCCGTCCGCCTCGCCCAGCGCGTGGTCCTCCTCTCCTCCCGCCCCGGCCGGGTCGCCAAGGAATGGACCGTGGACATCCCGCAGCCGCGCCGCATCGAAGACGCGGACGTCGCGGAACTGTCCCTCGAGATCACTGAACACCTGCGTGGGGAGATCCGCCGCCATGGCCAGCACTGA
- a CDS encoding glutathione S-transferase C-terminal domain-containing protein — protein sequence MSSTTSRPVPSFRSRIGRDARSGYPAVPYRYRLHLAPSCPHCLRIAVTHGLLGLEAAVPVTPLPAVPDAPDGGYLALRPLYEASSHQHSAPAVAPVLSDGWTGRIVSTHAPDILKDLARRFGASGPRLYPEGAEERIEAVGRLCEQGIDAAQLAGRSGVGPQARATALATLLRGLDALERRLSCADHVLGGELTAADVQVWVTLVQLDTVHRWHLDAEAVYRITGHPHVWSYARRLAALPAFASHLDLDAITRRHHAHCRGQEAAGAAVRIVDWPQRAPRTVTGLEAIGS from the coding sequence ATGTCCTCCACCACCTCGCGCCCCGTGCCGTCCTTCCGGAGCCGGATCGGCCGTGACGCGCGCAGCGGCTACCCCGCCGTGCCGTACCGCTACCGGCTCCACCTCGCGCCGTCCTGTCCGCACTGCCTGCGGATCGCCGTCACGCACGGCCTGCTCGGCCTGGAGGCCGCCGTCCCCGTGACGCCGCTGCCCGCCGTGCCCGACGCGCCGGACGGCGGATACCTGGCACTGCGCCCGCTGTACGAGGCCAGTTCCCATCAGCATTCCGCACCGGCCGTGGCGCCGGTGCTCAGCGACGGCTGGACCGGACGGATCGTCAGCACGCACGCCCCCGACATCCTCAAGGACCTGGCCCGGCGGTTCGGCGCCTCCGGGCCTCGGCTGTACCCGGAGGGTGCCGAGGAGCGGATCGAGGCCGTGGGCCGGCTCTGCGAGCAGGGCATCGACGCGGCGCAGCTCGCGGGGCGGTCCGGCGTCGGCCCGCAGGCGCGCGCCACCGCGCTCGCCACCCTGCTGCGCGGCCTGGACGCGCTGGAGCGGCGGCTCTCCTGCGCCGATCACGTGCTGGGCGGGGAACTCACCGCCGCGGACGTGCAGGTGTGGGTGACGCTGGTGCAGCTGGACACGGTGCACCGCTGGCACCTGGACGCCGAGGCGGTGTACCGCATCACCGGCCACCCGCACGTGTGGTCGTACGCGCGAAGGCTGGCGGCGCTGCCCGCCTTCGCGTCCCACCTCGATCTGGACGCCATCACGCGCAGGCACCACGCGCACTGCCGGGGCCAGGAGGCGGCCGGTGCGGCGGTGCGCATCGTGGACTGGCCGCAGCGCGCGCCGCGCACAGTCACCGGCCTGGAGGCGATCGGGAGCTGA
- a CDS encoding Rrf2 family transcriptional regulator, whose translation MRISARADYAVRAALQLAASQDDGPVKAEAIADAQDIPHKFLEGILNDMRRGGLVLSQRGGNGGYRLAKPARSISIADVIRVVDGPLVSVRGVRPPDLTYTGPAQSLLPLWIALRANVRQILDGVSLADVAASELPADVSALTHAPDAWANP comes from the coding sequence ATGCGGATCTCAGCCAGGGCGGACTACGCGGTACGTGCCGCACTGCAGCTTGCCGCGTCGCAGGACGACGGGCCCGTGAAGGCCGAAGCCATCGCCGACGCCCAGGACATCCCGCACAAGTTCCTCGAGGGCATCCTCAACGACATGCGCCGGGGCGGCCTCGTGCTCAGCCAGCGCGGCGGCAACGGCGGCTACCGGCTGGCCAAGCCCGCTCGGTCCATCAGCATCGCCGACGTCATCCGCGTCGTGGACGGACCGCTCGTTTCGGTACGGGGGGTCCGGCCCCCGGACCTCACCTACACCGGCCCCGCCCAGTCGCTGCTCCCCCTGTGGATCGCCCTGCGGGCCAATGTGCGCCAGATCCTCGACGGCGTCTCGCTCGCCGACGTCGCCGCGTCCGAGCTGCCCGCCGACGTATCCGCGCTGACCCACGCCCCCGACGCCTGGGCCAATCCCTGA
- a CDS encoding PLP-dependent aminotransferase family protein: protein MQRSWVNSVGGEPAPDSGAGSDLHLDLSGGGSLRGRLMRALREAVHSGRLAPGTRLPPYRALAADLGIARNTVADAYAELVEEGWLSARQGSGTRVAERAVPLEPEGPRGPARPTRRRVVHDLLPSSPDASAFPRTAWLSAARRALAAAPHEAFGVGDPRGRIELRRTLTEYLARARGVRTAPDRIVVCSGFAHALELLGRVLTGPVAVESYGLPFHREVLAQAGRVTVPLTVDGRGARTGELAGTGARAVLLTPAHQFPTGGPLHPERRAAVVDWARASGGVVVEDDYDGEFRYDRQPVGAVQGLDPERIVYIGSVSKSLSPALRMGWMVLPGRLVDEVLAAKGPREMWSGVTDQLTLAEFISSGGYDRHLRRMRQVYRRRRDLLAARLAAEAPHVRVSGVAAGLHAVLELPPGTEEAALRAARRQGLALDGLRPYRHPDSAMAPRDGLVLGYGTPPEHAFAAALDALCLALPEPDGG from the coding sequence ATGCAGAGATCATGGGTCAATTCCGTGGGCGGGGAGCCGGCTCCGGACTCGGGCGCGGGCAGCGATCTGCACCTGGACCTGAGCGGCGGGGGCAGCCTGCGGGGCCGGCTGATGCGCGCCCTGCGGGAGGCGGTGCATTCGGGCAGGCTCGCGCCGGGGACCCGGCTGCCGCCCTACCGGGCGCTCGCCGCCGACCTCGGGATCGCCCGCAACACCGTCGCCGACGCCTACGCCGAGCTGGTCGAGGAGGGCTGGCTGTCGGCCCGTCAGGGGTCGGGCACCCGGGTCGCCGAGCGGGCCGTCCCGCTGGAACCCGAGGGCCCGCGCGGTCCGGCCCGGCCCACGCGGCGGCGGGTGGTCCACGATCTGCTGCCCAGCTCCCCGGACGCCTCCGCCTTCCCCCGTACGGCCTGGCTGAGCGCGGCCCGCCGGGCGCTGGCCGCCGCCCCGCACGAGGCCTTCGGGGTGGGCGACCCGCGCGGGCGGATCGAGCTGCGCCGCACGCTGACGGAGTACCTGGCGCGGGCGCGCGGCGTACGGACGGCGCCCGACCGGATCGTGGTCTGCTCCGGCTTCGCCCACGCGCTGGAACTGCTGGGCAGGGTCCTGACGGGCCCGGTCGCCGTCGAGTCGTACGGGCTGCCCTTCCACCGGGAGGTCCTGGCGCAGGCCGGGCGGGTGACGGTGCCGCTGACCGTGGACGGCCGGGGGGCGCGGACCGGAGAGCTGGCGGGGACGGGGGCGCGGGCCGTGCTGCTCACGCCCGCGCACCAGTTCCCGACCGGCGGGCCGCTGCACCCCGAGCGGCGGGCTGCGGTGGTGGACTGGGCCCGGGCGTCGGGCGGGGTGGTGGTCGAGGACGACTACGACGGGGAGTTCCGCTACGACCGCCAGCCGGTCGGTGCCGTGCAGGGCCTCGACCCGGAGCGGATCGTGTACATCGGCTCCGTGAGCAAGAGCCTGTCGCCCGCGCTGCGGATGGGCTGGATGGTGCTGCCCGGCCGGCTGGTGGACGAGGTCCTGGCGGCGAAGGGGCCGCGCGAGATGTGGTCGGGGGTGACGGACCAGCTCACCCTGGCCGAGTTCATCTCCTCGGGCGGCTACGACCGCCACCTGCGCCGGATGCGGCAGGTATACCGGCGGCGCCGGGACCTGCTGGCGGCGCGGCTGGCGGCCGAGGCGCCGCACGTCCGGGTCAGCGGTGTGGCGGCCGGGCTGCACGCGGTGCTGGAGCTGCCGCCGGGCACCGAGGAGGCGGCCCTGCGCGCGGCCCGCCGGCAGGGCCTGGCGCTGGACGGGCTGCGGCCCTATCGGCACCCGGACAGTGCCATGGCCCCGCGGGACGGGCTGGTGCTCGGCTACGGCACCCCGCCCGAGCACGCGTTCGCGGCGGCCCTGGACGCGCTGTGCCTGGCCCTGCCCGAGCCCGACGGCGGGTGA
- a CDS encoding universal stress protein, with product MSVVLGYDESPGAERALRVALEVATAFGEPLVLVYGAAAPGATGEEYRAHREAVLQAGRAALARAVEAADEAGVPSTVEVVDDKPAQALLAAAERHRARVIIVGSWGDSPIRGALLGSTPHKLLHLSPVPVLCVPTEDGP from the coding sequence ATGTCCGTGGTCCTTGGTTACGACGAGTCCCCCGGCGCCGAACGGGCCCTGCGGGTGGCGCTGGAGGTGGCCACCGCCTTCGGGGAGCCCCTGGTCCTGGTCTACGGAGCCGCCGCGCCCGGAGCCACGGGGGAGGAGTACCGCGCCCACCGGGAGGCCGTCCTCCAGGCCGGCCGTGCCGCGCTCGCCCGCGCCGTGGAGGCCGCCGACGAGGCGGGCGTCCCCTCGACGGTGGAGGTCGTGGACGACAAGCCGGCCCAGGCCCTGCTCGCCGCCGCCGAACGCCACCGGGCGCGGGTCATCATCGTGGGCAGCTGGGGCGACAGCCCGATCCGGGGCGCCCTGCTCGGCTCCACCCCGCACAAGCTCCTGCACCTCTCGCCGGTCCCGGTGCTGTGCGTACCGACCGAGGACGGTCCGTGA
- a CDS encoding aliphatic sulfonate ABC transporter substrate-binding protein, producing the protein MSGARPLTTLRAIAVTATLPLLLTSCGYGSEAAKDEPQDKASNVAAPGGKKLSVDEVRIGYFPNLTHATALVGLQEGLIEKELAGTKVKPQSFNAGPSEIEALNGDSLDIGFIGPSPSINGYVKSKSSNLRIISGSTSGGVKLVVNPDKIKTLDDLKGKRIATPQKGNTQDIAFLNWISEKGWKVDPESGKGDVSVVRTDNKVTPDAFKQGSIDGAWVPEPTASKLVSDGGSVLLDETALWPDKKFVITNIIVSQKFLKAHPDVVEAVLTGTVKTNEWINANPDKAKASANAKLAAEGGKPLDAKILDPAWQSILVTDDPLAGTLKTQSEWAVKAGLLEKPDLTGIYDLTLLNKVLKATGKPEVSDAGLGAK; encoded by the coding sequence GTGTCTGGCGCAAGACCGCTCACCACCCTGCGTGCCATCGCCGTCACTGCGACGCTTCCCCTGCTGCTCACCTCCTGCGGTTACGGTTCCGAGGCGGCGAAGGACGAGCCGCAGGACAAGGCGTCGAACGTCGCCGCTCCCGGCGGCAAGAAGCTCTCGGTCGACGAGGTCCGTATCGGGTACTTCCCGAACCTGACCCACGCCACGGCCCTGGTCGGTCTCCAGGAAGGCCTGATCGAGAAGGAACTGGCCGGCACGAAGGTCAAGCCGCAGTCCTTCAACGCCGGCCCGTCCGAGATCGAGGCCCTCAACGGCGACTCCCTCGACATCGGCTTCATCGGCCCCTCGCCGTCCATCAACGGCTACGTCAAGTCCAAGAGCTCCAACCTGCGGATCATCTCCGGCTCCACCTCCGGCGGCGTCAAGCTGGTCGTGAACCCCGACAAGATCAAGACCCTGGACGACCTCAAGGGCAAGAGGATCGCCACCCCGCAGAAGGGGAACACGCAGGACATCGCGTTCCTCAACTGGATCTCGGAGAAGGGCTGGAAGGTCGACCCGGAGTCCGGCAAGGGCGACGTCTCGGTCGTCCGCACCGACAACAAGGTCACCCCCGACGCCTTCAAGCAGGGCTCCATCGACGGCGCCTGGGTGCCCGAGCCCACCGCCTCCAAGCTCGTCTCCGACGGCGGCTCCGTCCTCCTCGACGAGACCGCCCTGTGGCCCGACAAGAAGTTCGTGATCACGAACATCATCGTGTCGCAGAAGTTCCTCAAGGCGCACCCGGACGTGGTCGAGGCCGTCCTGACCGGCACGGTCAAGACCAACGAGTGGATCAACGCCAACCCGGACAAGGCCAAGGCCTCCGCGAACGCCAAACTCGCCGCCGAGGGCGGCAAGCCCCTCGACGCGAAGATCCTCGACCCGGCCTGGCAGTCCATCCTCGTCACCGACGACCCGCTCGCCGGCACGCTCAAGACCCAGTCCGAGTGGGCGGTCAAGGCAGGACTCCTCGAGAAGCCCGACCTGACCGGCATCTACGACCTGACGCTCCTGAACAAGGTCCTCAAAGCCACCGGCAAGCCCGAGGTCTCCGACGCCGGTCTCGGCGCCAAGTAA